A stretch of the Halomonas sp. CH40 genome encodes the following:
- the recG gene encoding ATP-dependent DNA helicase RecG, giving the protein MSSLEAPVTALKGVGEALALKLGRLGIEKISDLLFHLPLRYQDRTRLTPIGSLHAGQEAVIEGEVTASDVVKGRRRSLLIRLSDGSGILSLRFFHFAPAQQQQLRPGVRVRAFGEARAGATGLEIYHPEYRLTSAGAAPVEEYFTPIYPTTEGLNQARLRALTQQALAQLDAHPEALPDVIPAALLARFNLPGLHASLHLLHQPPPEMDLEQLAQGQHPATRRLALEELLAHQLSLREVRLRIQSDGAPALPTGRNLQMRFLAQLPFALTGAQGRVIEEIGLDLARAAPMLRLVQGDVGSGKTVVAAMAALSALSGGCQAAMMAPTELLAEQHYQAFKSWFEPLGIDVAWLAGKLKGKARLDTKAAIADGRARMVVGTHALFQEDVIFQRLGLAIIDEQHRFGVHQRLALREKGADGGLTPHQLIMTATPIPRTLAMSAYADLDVSIIDELPPGRTPVKTVVVSDERRPEVVTRIRTACGDGRQAYWVCTLIEESEALQCQAAEVTRDELTEALPELAIGLVHGRMKAAEKAEVMAAFKAGELDLLVATTVIEVGVDVPNASLMIIENPERLGLSQLHQLRGRVGRGSTESFCVLLYHSPLSKSARERLGVMRDTNDGFQIAEKDLQIRGPGEVLGTRQTGLAQMKIADLERDGDLLDRVSALARELQGEPHVSAVLVRRWLGEAAGRYGQV; this is encoded by the coding sequence ATGAGTAGCCTGGAAGCGCCCGTCACGGCACTTAAAGGCGTCGGTGAAGCCCTGGCGCTGAAGCTTGGACGGCTGGGCATAGAGAAGATCAGTGACCTGCTGTTTCATCTCCCGCTGCGTTATCAGGATCGCACCCGGCTGACGCCGATCGGCAGCCTGCATGCCGGTCAGGAAGCGGTGATCGAGGGCGAGGTAACGGCCAGCGATGTGGTGAAAGGGCGGCGGCGCAGCCTGCTCATCCGGCTGAGTGATGGCAGCGGCATTTTGAGCCTGCGGTTCTTTCATTTTGCGCCCGCCCAACAGCAGCAATTGCGCCCTGGCGTGCGAGTGCGTGCCTTTGGAGAAGCTCGGGCGGGTGCAACGGGGTTGGAGATCTATCATCCTGAATACCGTTTGACCAGCGCTGGCGCAGCCCCGGTAGAAGAGTACTTTACCCCTATCTACCCGACGACCGAAGGGCTCAATCAGGCCCGCTTGCGGGCGCTGACCCAACAGGCGCTCGCCCAGCTGGATGCCCACCCTGAGGCTCTGCCGGATGTGATTCCCGCAGCGTTATTGGCGCGCTTCAACCTGCCCGGCCTGCATGCCAGTTTGCATCTTCTTCACCAGCCGCCGCCGGAGATGGATCTGGAGCAGCTGGCCCAGGGTCAGCATCCTGCCACCCGGCGGCTGGCGCTTGAGGAGCTGCTGGCCCACCAGCTCAGCCTGCGCGAGGTGCGTCTACGCATCCAGTCAGACGGCGCCCCCGCGCTGCCCACAGGGCGCAATCTGCAGATGCGTTTTCTGGCCCAGCTGCCCTTTGCCCTGACCGGCGCCCAGGGGCGGGTGATTGAAGAAATTGGCCTGGACCTGGCCCGTGCCGCGCCGATGCTGCGCCTGGTGCAGGGCGATGTGGGCTCCGGCAAGACGGTGGTGGCCGCCATGGCGGCCCTGTCAGCACTTTCCGGTGGCTGTCAGGCAGCGATGATGGCGCCCACTGAACTGCTTGCAGAGCAGCATTACCAGGCTTTCAAGAGCTGGTTTGAACCGCTGGGAATTGACGTTGCCTGGCTGGCTGGCAAGCTCAAGGGCAAGGCACGGCTGGATACCAAGGCCGCCATTGCAGATGGACGCGCGCGGATGGTAGTGGGTACCCACGCCCTGTTTCAGGAAGACGTGATCTTCCAGCGCCTAGGGCTGGCGATTATCGATGAGCAGCACCGCTTTGGGGTTCACCAGCGCTTGGCGCTACGTGAGAAAGGCGCCGACGGTGGCCTGACGCCCCATCAGCTGATCATGACCGCCACGCCGATTCCGCGCACCCTAGCGATGAGCGCCTATGCGGATCTGGATGTTTCAATCATTGACGAGTTGCCGCCAGGGCGCACGCCGGTCAAGACGGTGGTCGTTTCTGACGAACGTCGCCCGGAAGTGGTTACCCGCATTCGTACTGCCTGCGGCGATGGCCGTCAGGCTTACTGGGTATGTACCCTGATTGAGGAGTCTGAGGCGCTGCAATGCCAGGCGGCTGAAGTCACCCGTGACGAGCTGACGGAAGCCTTGCCGGAGCTGGCGATTGGCCTGGTGCATGGGCGCATGAAGGCCGCTGAAAAAGCCGAGGTGATGGCAGCCTTCAAGGCGGGCGAGCTGGATCTGCTGGTGGCCACCACCGTCATTGAAGTGGGGGTGGATGTACCCAACGCCAGCCTGATGATCATTGAGAACCCTGAACGGCTGGGGCTTTCCCAGCTGCACCAGCTGCGCGGCCGGGTGGGGCGAGGCAGTACCGAGAGTTTCTGCGTCCTGCTTTATCATTCACCGCTATCCAAAAGCGCCCGCGAACGGCTGGGCGTGATGCGCGATACCAATGACGGCTTTCAGATTGCTGAAAAGGATTTGCAGATTCGCGGGCCAGGTGAAGTGCTGGGCACCCGCCAGACCGGCCTGGCCCAGATGAAAATCGCTGATCTGGAACGCGATGGCGACCTGCTTGACAGAGTGAGCGCCCTGGCCCGAGAGCTGCAGGGCGAACCGCATGTGAGTGCTGTGTTGGTGCGCCGCTGGCTGGGCGAAGCCGCCGGGCGCTACGGCCAGGTATGA
- a CDS encoding hydrogen peroxide-inducible genes activator: MTLTELRYIVTLAQERHFGRAAERCHVSQPTLSVAVKKLEEELDVALFERSKSNVQVTPLGEKIIAQAQRVLEQSSQIFSMACAGKDQLANPLRIGAIYTIGPYLFPHLVPALAAAAPQMPLYIEEGLTGTLRAKLRSGELDVIIVALPFNETDVVTRPIYEEHFEVLMPSNHPWVERATIYKEDLLKERLLLLGEGHCFRDQILEACPAITHKLNSPNNTLIAEGGSLETIRHMVASRLGITVLPQSALGTESYENTLLVSRPFAPPAPTRTVAIAWRASFPRPKAIDALIQAIAQCRKPLCETGLPS; the protein is encoded by the coding sequence ATGACTTTAACAGAACTGCGTTATATCGTAACCCTTGCCCAGGAACGTCATTTCGGACGTGCCGCAGAGCGTTGCCACGTTTCTCAGCCGACGCTGTCGGTGGCGGTCAAAAAGCTGGAAGAAGAGCTTGATGTGGCGCTCTTTGAGCGCTCCAAGTCGAATGTACAGGTGACTCCGCTGGGGGAAAAGATCATTGCCCAGGCGCAGCGGGTGCTGGAACAAAGCAGCCAGATCTTTTCGATGGCCTGCGCCGGTAAAGACCAGCTTGCCAACCCCTTGCGCATTGGTGCCATCTATACTATCGGGCCTTATCTTTTCCCCCATCTGGTGCCGGCTTTAGCCGCTGCCGCCCCGCAGATGCCGCTGTACATCGAAGAAGGGCTGACCGGTACCCTGCGCGCCAAACTGCGTAGCGGTGAGCTGGATGTGATTATTGTCGCCTTGCCGTTCAATGAGACCGATGTTGTCACCCGGCCTATCTACGAAGAGCATTTCGAAGTCCTGATGCCCTCTAACCACCCTTGGGTGGAGCGTGCCACGATTTACAAGGAAGACCTGCTCAAGGAACGGCTGCTACTCCTTGGCGAGGGCCACTGTTTCCGCGACCAGATTCTTGAAGCCTGCCCGGCCATCACCCATAAGCTCAACAGCCCCAATAACACCCTGATTGCCGAAGGGGGCTCACTGGAAACCATTCGTCATATGGTGGCGTCACGGCTGGGCATTACCGTCTTGCCCCAGTCGGCGCTCGGTACGGAGAGCTACGAAAATACCCTGCTGGTCAGCCGCCCCTTTGCGCCGCCGGCCCCCACCCGAACGGTCGCGATTGCCTGGCGAGCCAGCTTTCCACGGCCCAAGGCGATTGATGCCTTGATTCAGGCCATTGCCCAGTGCCGTAAACCCCTTTGCGAGACTGGCCTGCCGTCATGA
- the yccS gene encoding YccS family putative transporter: MPITLSLRRLWTLDKFAYSLRVFVAFSGALALISVWGDIGFVIPLFLGIIASALAETDDSWQGRLQALIVTLVCFALISWIIRWIFPWPWLMALWLAGATFGLIMLGAIGQRYATIASATLILSIYSMINIEQHGGVDDDVTLRQLLLWLGAAWYGLISVVWCALFSRQPVKLSMARLYKALGKYLMLKAELFEPVRGVDIEARRMALARQNGVVVEALNQAKEMLLRRMEGQRGSRKLNRYLQVYFIAQDIHERASSTHYPYSALTETFFHHDVLFRCQRLLDQQGLACRRLAKSLLLNRTFDHRQSEEALADLRASIANLRDQDKPEWRPLMQPLNALADNLTTLEKQIASAHNPAASQPRQDTALFDRSPGNLKEAWQRVRLNLTLGSPTFRHAIRLSIALVAGFLLLQWLDPEQGFWILLTILFVCRPNFATTKRFLFKRIIGTVLGLIVGWALISLFPQPAIQSMVAVAAGVAFFATREKHYLVATASITLLVLCGFNQVGDGFDLIWPRLFDTLIGAFIAALAIFFIFPDWQGRKLYRTAARVMTSHRHYLDEIIQQYATGKQDDLSYRLARRNAHNSDAAFSSQVNNMLHEPGHYRRQDADSGLRFLLLSNILLSHLSALGAHRHRMADDEDDAQSIPVAKRISALMDYIAGQLASGEPCGAIDKDVERLLEHLEDHPAANGEGAELYRPVQSQLRLIATQLPPIVDVANRLTGSASPSHRH, from the coding sequence CTGATCGTCACGCTCGTCTGCTTTGCGCTGATTTCCTGGATCATCCGCTGGATTTTCCCCTGGCCGTGGCTGATGGCGTTATGGCTGGCGGGTGCCACCTTTGGCCTGATCATGCTCGGCGCCATTGGCCAGCGCTACGCCACCATCGCTTCCGCCACCCTGATTCTCTCGATCTACTCCATGATCAATATCGAGCAGCACGGCGGCGTGGATGATGATGTCACCCTGCGCCAGCTATTACTGTGGCTGGGCGCTGCCTGGTACGGGCTGATTTCAGTGGTCTGGTGCGCGCTGTTTTCCCGTCAGCCGGTCAAGCTCAGCATGGCGCGCCTGTATAAAGCCTTGGGTAAATACCTGATGCTCAAGGCAGAACTGTTTGAGCCGGTGCGCGGCGTGGATATCGAAGCGCGCCGGATGGCGCTGGCGCGCCAGAATGGCGTGGTCGTGGAAGCCTTGAATCAGGCCAAGGAAATGCTGCTACGACGCATGGAAGGCCAGCGCGGCAGCCGCAAGCTGAACCGTTATCTGCAGGTTTACTTCATCGCCCAGGATATTCACGAACGGGCCAGCTCCACCCATTACCCCTACAGCGCCCTGACCGAGACCTTTTTTCACCATGATGTGCTGTTTCGCTGCCAGCGGCTGCTGGATCAGCAAGGGCTAGCCTGCCGTCGCCTGGCCAAGTCGCTGTTACTCAACCGCACCTTTGACCATCGCCAGAGCGAAGAGGCGCTGGCCGATCTACGCGCCTCGATTGCCAACCTGCGCGACCAGGACAAGCCCGAATGGCGCCCTTTGATGCAACCGCTGAATGCCCTGGCGGATAACCTGACCACGCTGGAAAAACAGATCGCCAGCGCCCACAACCCGGCCGCCAGCCAGCCGCGTCAGGACACCGCCCTGTTCGACCGCTCGCCGGGCAACCTCAAGGAAGCCTGGCAGCGTGTCCGCCTTAACCTGACTTTGGGTTCACCTACCTTTCGACATGCCATACGGCTATCAATTGCCCTGGTCGCGGGCTTTTTACTGCTGCAGTGGCTGGACCCGGAACAGGGCTTCTGGATACTGCTGACCATACTGTTCGTCTGCCGACCCAATTTCGCGACCACCAAGCGCTTCTTGTTCAAACGCATCATTGGCACTGTGCTCGGGCTGATTGTCGGCTGGGCGCTGATCAGCCTGTTTCCCCAACCGGCTATCCAAAGCATGGTGGCGGTTGCCGCCGGGGTGGCGTTTTTTGCCACCCGCGAAAAACACTATCTGGTGGCCACGGCGTCCATCACTCTCTTGGTGCTGTGCGGGTTCAATCAGGTAGGCGACGGTTTTGATCTGATCTGGCCGCGGCTGTTCGATACCCTGATTGGCGCTTTTATTGCCGCATTAGCAATCTTCTTTATCTTCCCCGACTGGCAGGGGCGCAAACTCTACCGCACCGCTGCCAGGGTGATGACCAGCCATCGCCACTATCTGGATGAAATCATTCAGCAATATGCCACCGGCAAGCAGGATGATCTCAGCTACCGGCTGGCGCGGCGCAATGCCCACAACAGCGACGCAGCCTTTTCCAGCCAGGTAAACAACATGCTCCATGAACCGGGCCACTACCGCCGCCAGGATGCGGACAGCGGGCTGCGCTTTCTGCTGCTGTCGAACATACTGCTCAGTCACCTCTCCGCTCTCGGCGCGCACCGCCACCGCATGGCGGACGATGAGGATGACGCCCAGTCAATTCCTGTGGCCAAACGCATCAGCGCTCTGATGGATTATATTGCCGGGCAGCTGGCATCCGGCGAGCCATGCGGCGCCATTGATAAGGATGTGGAACGCCTGCTTGAACATCTCGAAGACCATCCAGCCGCGAATGGCGAGGGAGCCGAGCTTTATCGCCCAGTGCAAAGCCAGCTGCGCCTGATTGCCACCCAGCTGCCCCCTATTGTGGATGTGGCCAACCGGTTGACAGGCAGCGCCTCCCCCAGCCATCGCCACTGA